aaaagcttaaaaaagattttttggctggagctaaacacgttaaaaatgtacccgttcaaaatgacaaacagattctacttaacaacaaacctacagtccctgtcttgtttgcaccgcctgtatactgctgttcagagtatatagggcctggtggccccacacctttccttattttaatttgggtgcggggttccccttaatatccatacaagacccaaagggcctggtaatggactggggggtactcatgctgtttgtctcactgattttcatccatattgccaggacccgacattacattaaagccgcaagcagttttaaatgagattttttcctttaaaaatgacatttggtgcagggactgttctaaacacgggaaacatgcgccactttacaggcatactatagacaccccccaggtacgatgtttaaaggaatatttcactttttttttttttttactttaagcatcattaaaatcactgctcccgaaaaaacggccgtttttaaaaaatttttttgcattgatacatgtcccctggggtaggacccgggtccccaaaccctttttaggacaataccatgcaaattagcctttaaaattagcacttttgatttcgaacgttcgagccccatagacgtcaatggggttctaacgttcgtgcgaactttcggtccgttcgcaggttctggtgcgaaccgaaccggggggtgttcggctcatccctagtgatcagtgagaagaatgttccttacattggtgatcagtgagaagaatgttccttacattggtgatcagtgagaaggatgttccttacattggtgatcagtgggaagaatgttccttacattggtgatcagtgagaagaatgttccttacattggtgatcagtgagaaggatgttccttacattggtgatcagtgagaagaatgttccttacattggtgatcagtgagaagaatgttccttacattggtgatcagtgggaagaatgttccttacattggtgatcagtgagaagaatgttccttacattggtgatcagtgagaaggatgttccttacattggtgatcagtgagaagaatgttccttacattggtgatcagtgagaagaatgttccttacattggtgatcagtgggaagaatgttccttacattggtgatcagtgggaagaatgtgccttacattggtgatcagtgggaagaatgttccttacattgatgaccaacattcttcccactgatcaccaatgtaaggaacattcttctcactgatcaccaatgtaaggaacattcttctcactgatcaccaatgtaaggaacattcttcccactgatcaccaatgtaagggacattcttctcactgatcaccaatgtaaggaacattcttcccactgatcaccaatgtaagggacattcttctcactgatcaccaatgtaaggaacattcttcccactgatcaccaatgtaagggtcattcttcccactgatcaccaatgtaaggtacattcttcccactgaccaccaatgtaagggtcattcttctcactgatcaccaatgtaaggaacattcttcccactgatcaccaatgtaaggaacattcttcccactgaccaccaatgtaagggtcattcttctcactgatcaccaatgtaaggaacattcttcccactgatcaccaatgtaagggtcattcttcccactgatcaccaatgtaaggtacattcttcccactgaccaccaatgtaagggtcattcttcccactgaccaccaatgaacaGAGCATTTTTCCTTTCTATCACCTATAAACTGGTTCTATCAGAGGACCTagacctgaaaataatttcaaAGGTTCTTTGGGGTAACATTTCTGAGAGAGGCTGCTGTAGACGGTGGATTATGGGGCTCCCAGAGTTCTAGAAATTATTTTGTATACTTTTTGCTCATTATGCATTTCTACTAATGTTCTTCTAAGGCTCCCTTAAAAAAATGTTACAATTGTATTTTGCTCAGAGCACAAGAACACCCAACAGTCCAATTATCCTGTTTCCAGCTGTCATTACCCCAGAGGGTCACAAGCTTCTTCCATCAAGGACTTGTCATGTTTGAAACATTTGTTCTGTAAAGATACAATGTTAATATTTCTCTTGTTGTTTGGGAAATGGGAATCCATTTGTTATTACAAATAAGTTAGAGATCAAACCAGAATCCATTTATTAACAATTCTCGGTACTTCCAAGGGGGCTGCGATTTATTAGCTTGCAATGACAACAAATATGTTGTCACTTAGAACATACTTGAATTTCCCTTAATAACATACACTTCTTTTCTCTATTGAGCATACGTGAGATATTAGACTCGACTAATTTCTGCTGACGCCTcctgaatgtattttttttgctgATGGATCCAATAACATATTGCATTGAAATACTAATTTCTCTTGGTAGTTTTGTTAGAACCATTTTTGCAGCAACGTGTCCACAAAGACAAATGACCTCCTATTTATATCCTCCTCCAGCTGCGagggactacaggtctcagcagccACAGCTAGTCAAGCATGTTCTTTGCAGGCTGAGGTGCACCATTTGCCCACTCTTGGAGTAAACAAAGCTGAATATTGACTAGTTGGCTTGTATGGGTTAAAACATGtctaaaaaaacataaatgtaatatatcAGGGTtttctagtccttagatgtggtgcctgcatttgttttcttttttttccaggcttttttttttgttgctattatCAGCCTCATATAGAGCAGCCAGcgtaatacactatattaccaaaagtattgggacacccgcctttacacaaacatgaactttaatggcatcccagtcttagtccatagggttcaatattgagttggcccaccctttgcagctataacagcttcaactcttctgggaaggcggtcCACAAGTTTTaagagcgtgtctatgggaatgtttgaccattcttctagtcttcatgtgtggcggcaaccaggtgaggagttcaaagacaagtgtgtcttgcctacagtcaagcatggtggtgggagtttcatagtctggggctgcatgagtgctgtcggcactggggggctacagatcattgagggaaccatgaatgccaacatgtactgtgacatactgaagcagagcatgatcccctccctttggagactgggccgcagggcagtattccaacatgataatgacctcaaacacacctccaagacgactactgccttgctaaagaagttgagggtaaaggtgatggactggccaagcatgtctccagacctaaaccctattgatcatctgtgggacatcctcaaatggacggtggcagagcgcaaggtctctaacatccaccagctccgtgatgtcgtcatggaggaggggaagaggactccagtgacaacctgtgaagctctggtgagctccatgcccaagagggttaaggcagtgctggaaaataatggtggccacacaaaatattgactctgggctcaatttggacattttcacttaggggtgtactgacttttgttgccagcggtttagacattaatggctttgtgttgagttattttgaggggacaacaaatttacactgttatacaagctgtacactcactactttacattgtagcaaagtgtcatttcttcagtgttgtcacatgaaaagatagaagaaaagatttacaaaaatgtgaggggtgtactcacttttgtgagatactgtatatatatatatatatatatatatatatttatatatataaattgaatTATGTTTTATAAACAGGGAACTTTTTTTAACATGCTTGCATGCACATACTTTTCAGACCTACCACCAATTTTAAACtctctagtttttttttgtttttaaatatgtgcattattctgtttatttttttttttcatttatacccCCTTCCAGATCagactttttctggcactttttgtttacatgtaacaatcagcattttttttgctagaaaattacatagaacccccaaacattatatattttttttaaagcagaggccctagagaataaattggtgggttttgcaattttcttTTGGGAAGGGTCCTATACACTGACGTTATTGCTGCTGCGACCTCACGGCAGGAGCGGTGTGTTTTCTCTTTGTAACTTTACAAGTTTTTTATGTTCTTTTTACACATGTACTCGCAATTTTATCGAATAAATGCTACActatattaaagtggagggccaccctgaaaaaaaaaaattgcaccaaaaatcctaacaaaaattaaaaaaaaaacatttgaaaaatttttttttttaaacttacctgaacccttgttactaggcagtcttcctaatctgcctgttcctattcgccggcgtgttctgctcctagctgagcggccccgttgccttctgggaactgtgtgtgttcccagaaaaccacagggccattcacagatcgccgcgccgctcgcacgtgcgcagtaggaaactggcagtgaagccgcaagtctccactgcctgtttcccttaccaaggatggcggtgccgggacccaagagccgagtctacttatttaaagtcagcagctacagtgtttgtagctgctgactttaaacattttttttagctgtccggaatcccgctttaagtacaTTTTTGGCTCCCGGTGAGATTTTTTTATAGAGTTTTTAGCCCCACTGAAGGGGCACGTGGATTCATTGCTGTCTACTCCACTCCCACCTGGATGATGATTGCTGATGCAAGACCCCACAAATTCTTTGAAAAGAGAAGTTTTCACAGACTTTACAACTTGCTATCACtatgtattgtttcactttatgttCAATCAtacattgatgttttttttatattcacgTTTTTTTTCACTTGGGAGAATCATTTACTCTATTTTTAGCGCTTTgcttacttgattttttttttgttgcaattttctatttattatttttgtacagTATGTGCGCAGTGTTTTTTTAAacgcagttttttgggaaaaaataaactttttggaaTTTTATTGCCGAAAAATGCAatacacaacccaatttttttgtaatatataaaagatgtccactacactacactgtccactacactgaccactatactatactgtccactacactatactgtccactacactgagaactaaactgtccactacactacactgtccactacactgtccactacactatactgaccactacactacactgagaactatactacactgaccactacactgttcactacactgaccactatactatactgtccactacactacactgaccactatactacactgtccactaaactacactgaccactatactacactgaccactatactacactgtccactaaactacactgaccactatactacactgtccactacactacactgaccactacactacactgtccactaaactacactgaccactatactacactgtccactaaactacactgaccactatactgtccacaccactacactgaccactacactatactgaccactatactgtccacaccactacactgtccactacactacactgaccactacactacactgtccactaaactacactgaccactatactacactgtccactaaactacactgaccactatactgtccacaccactacactgtccactaaactacactgaccactatactacactgtccactacactacactgaccactatactacactgtccactaaactacactgaccactatactacactgtccactaaactacactgaccactatactgtccacgccactacactgaccactacactatactgaccactatactgtccactacactatactgtccactacactacactgaccactatactgtccactacactatactgtccactatactgtcctggctacagtcttcctatactgacactacatacgGCGCCTCTCCCCCCCAGTCCGTGTCCATCCattcctcaccttcttgtcctaaactacactgaccactatactacactgtccactacactacactgaccactacactacactgtccactaaactacactgaccactatactacactgtccactaaactacactgaccactatactgtccacaccactacactgaccactacactatactgaccactatactgtccacaccactacactgtccactaaactacactgaccactatactacactgtccactaaactacactgaccactatactgtccacaccactacactgtccactaaactacactgaccactatactacactgtccactacactacactgaccactatactacactgtccactaaactacactgaccactatactacactgtccactaaactacactgaccactatactgtccacgccactacactgaccactacactatactgaccactatactgtccactacactatactgtccactacactacactgaccactatactgtccactacactatactgtccactatactgtcctggctacagtcttcctatactgacactacatacgGCGCCTCTCCCCCCCAGTCCGTGTCCATCCattcctcaccttcttgtcctgcatcggtccggactccggaggataggaggaggaggagacagcggcCCCAGCGGCTCACACTTTCCAGTGCTTGTCTCTCCcgcgctctggccgccatgttcagtgtttcCCAGGGCACTGTTATTGgtcgtatgggggtcatgtgctgaggcgggacttcaggagcaaccgcGATCGCGGAGAGGCCAGCCCCACgtcgcacatgacccccatacgcccaatcacagggcgccggacactgaacatggcggcccgggcgcgggggacacaggaaattaaaattaggaggaggcagtcagtagtgacactactggcacaaaattttgcccccctaaatgtcgtgctccggggccacggcaccccccccgcaccccccacgctacgccactgtgtgCAGGTACTTACTCTATAacacccccaaatccctcctcttcccTTTAAAGCATCCAAAACACCAAGATTGGTGAGATCAAATGCTTTCGATTTTTTTAAAATAGCGCCATTGACATCTGGGTAAACTGGAAGGGATGTCATGACTTCCAGGTTACTATAGCGGACAGCCAATCAAACCTGAACCTGACTTTGTTTGGCTTCCTGACCAGCCAGTGTATCCGGTGGGACGGAAGAGCCCAAGCAAGCCATGGAAGATGGCAGGAggggggaattccctctcgctgtttgtaaaagcagtccagcagGTAGTTAGCCGCTagtattgcttttacaagagagctgaccagCAGCCTAAAAAACGGTCCCGGGATGATGCCTCCAGCTGCAGGAACTTAGAACccttaaattggtgggttttgcaattttcttTTGGGAAGGGTCCTATACACTGACATTATTGCCGCCGCGACCTCACGTCCGAAGCGGTGTGTTTTCTCTTTGTAACTTTACAAGTTTTTTAATGGCCTTTTTGCACATCACTGGTTGGGAAGTGGATATTTACACTGTTTTTATGCTTCTTAGTCCTGATGAAAGGGGACCCCCCTCGAAACATATTGGATTGTTGTCTTCGGCCTTTCTGATGACATAAATATTCTTCGACTCCTCTATCTTTGGTGTGGTGATCGTGTGTTTCCTATTTTAAAAAACAACAGCAGTTCTACATTGCGGGACCTAGCCGCAACTGCGAGCCAAAGttttggctggtggttgtggtacGGCCCCACTGAACCCAATAGGCGAGTTTGACGGGGTGATTAACTGTCACATCAGTCTGATGAAGGTAACGTCTCCTGAAACATATTCCCAGCATTCTTTGTGGTTTCATTGTACTCATGGCGGTGTTCAGGGGCGGGGATTCTCTCCACTGTGGATACGGTGGCTAGATCGGCCCCAGTCTCGGCTTATTGGCGGCTCTGCCGGCATTGCACCACAGAGACATTTCTAACATACCCAGCTGGTCGATCCTTCCATCTATgcggtgccgggacaaggtcatccagcacccagggcaaagatacataaataacaataataatgataaaaacgtattattattattattaattcattctgttccatttgtttagatgcggcagtcgttattttggataattcagaACTTTGGATAGATTCGGCCCCAGTTAAAAATGCTGCGGCTGTTTCATGTGACCAACCCCCCTTGCCCACCCACCTGTCTGAAATTATTTTATTACCAGTGCCTTCCTGTTCTAGTGTTTATTgtactcataggtgtgcgcagcctcttgcattagggtgtgcaccccaaagctctaatacatatgcatgtgtatatgtactgatggtgtcagtagggcagtgggcagtgtcagtagttttcttagatttgaaaaaaaaatattttatttggtaacatatttttttgggatgaaatatcagtggtctaaacaggggggaatatgcaccacacaaggcgattagggtgtgcccaggcacacctgacacaccctgtgcgcacgcctatgattgtactggagtcacagggacaggaagtggagaaaaatGTCTACATCGgggtctagacatgtgcaatttgtttcgttccgaattcatcttttttaacgaatttcaacaaattcgttaattcggatatatctgaaaatccgtttaacaaatttttcagaatattcgtaaattcataaattcaaaaactctaaaattcgtaaattcgaaatccaaaaacctgaaaaccctgaaaaaatctgaaataataactaacttataataacttaactattactaactattaaattataagtattggagtttcctttcaaatttggctgttagtgaacaaatacaaatttatccgaagttacgaattatccaaaataacaaatgccgcatctaaatgaatggaacataccAAATCAATaatgataaataacaataataataataaaaacatattattattatttattattaattcattccgttccatttgtttagattcggcattcgttatttcggatacttCGGAACTTTGGTTAAATTCAGCCCCAGTTAAAAATGCTGCAGCTGTTTCatgtgaccagccccccccccacgcCTATTTTTACCATGCCCCCCCCCGCCCATCCACCTGTCTGAAATTATTTTATTACCAGTACCTTCCTGTTCTAGTATTTATTGTACTggagtcacagggacaggaagtgaagaaaaatgtcTCCATAGacgtgtgcaatttgtttcattctcaatttgtttttttttaatgaatttcaacaaagtcgtcaattcggatacatctgaaaaccatttaacaaatttttctgaatatttgtaaattcgtaaattcataaattcgaaaattcgtaaattcgaaatccaaaaatccaaagattcgaaaatctgaaataataactaactaacaataagttaacgaaataacaaatgctgtatctaaacgaatggaacataacaaattattaatgataaataacaataataaaaacgtattattattatttattaataatgcattcagttccatttgtttagattcggcattcgttatttcggataattcggaactttggataaattcggcCCCAATTAAAAATGCTGAGGCTGTTTCATGTGCCTATTTTTACCATGACCCCCCGCCCATCCACCCACCTGTCTGAAATGATTTTATTACCAGTGCCTTCCTATTCTAGTGTTTATTGTACTggagtcacagggacaggaagtggagaaaaatttcTCCATTGgggtctagacatgtgcaatttgtttcattacgAATTTGTTTTTTTagtgaatttcaacaaattcattaattcaCATATAtttgaaaacccgtttaacaatttttttcgaatattcgtaaattcgtaaattcataaattcgaaaatttgaaaattcgtaaattagaaatccaaaaatcctgaaaacccaaaaattcgaaaatctgaaataataacgaactaataataacttaactaactattaaattatagatattggagtttcctttcaaatttggctgttagtgaacgaatactaatttatccaaagttacgaattatccgaaataacaaatgccgtatctaaacgaaccgaacgtaacaaattaataatgataaataacaataataataataaaaacatattattattatttattaataattccttccgttccatttgtttagtttGTTTAGATGCttcattcgttattttggataattctgaACTTTgcataaattcatattcattcactaacagcaaaatttgaaagaaaaaaattaattcattttcgattcattcattttttttttcaggcaattCGTAATGATCGCAATTcgcaaattcgtaaatttgaaaatttgaaaattcgaaaattcgaaaattctaaataagaaagaaaatcaaaaaaaataactaactaactaactaataataactaactattaaattataggtataatttaatagttagttattattggttagttattcttttggattttctttcttattcagAATTTtcgaaatttacgaattttcaaattttcgaatttacgaattgccatcgaatgacccaaaaaacaaatcACTATCTATTTCTTGGATTGCTTATATTTTTTGGATAAGAGCAGCATTCACTTCTACTTGGATATGGGACTTtatattttttggaggggggattattaatttttttgatttttttaaatttgtgaatTGGGACTTATTACTTGTTTATATTGTTCAATATTGATTTCATTATGTAGGGGAATCTTTTTTATGAAAtataaatttggattttttttcacatttttgaatatatttttctgggtatatttttagtttttttttttaatcacattatGCACACTAAGTACGGTATATTTTCTATCGTGTTGTAATCATTTAGCACCACGCCATTTAATTTATTTACTACACACACAGAGTTTATCTCATAAAGAGTCGTGATAAAGAAAATTCCCTTTATTCGATAAGAAATCCCATGTGTATTTGCCACAtgcaaaaagtattgcacttacttCAAAAGTACAGGTATGAACATTCATGTCAACAAGTTAAAATCGAAGTatagcaagaaaaaaaagaaagaaagagagaaaaaaaaaatatatctttcatTTGCAAACTGAGGCGGCAAATTGTCTGTAGGCAGCGCCGCGCCCGCCATGTGACCACAAGAACCAGATAGAAAACAAAAGCATAACATTTACACGGCGAATGGGCCGATGGGAAGACACTCCGCTTCTATGGCACCTAATAATAGATTTCATGGTCCCTTGTGGACTTTGtccaagaaaaaagtgaaaaaattgttCGTTTTGCCGCCAAGGAGAAAGCGGTTAAAGTTTGTGCTTGTGGTTTGAGTTTGCTATAACTTCCAGTCTGGCCCAAAGTTTTTGTGGATTGTCTGGAATGTGAGTCTGCGTGCCATCCGCGAGTTATAAAGTAGTATATATGTAGACGAATATGATGACCAGCAGGTTGAGTATGGTTCCGATGATCCCCAGCATGGCCAGGATTGTCTCCTCTTTACTTTCTTTTTCTTGGCTTCCTCTGTCATCTTCTCCTCCCCCAGGGATGACCATTTTGGTCAAAAATTCCAAATTTCCCTTCCTCTGGTTCACCTAGAAGAAGGAAAAACAGGGTAAtggattattaaccacttgcttaccaggcacttaaaccccccacctgtccagaccaattttcagcttttagcgctgttgcacattgaatgacaattgcgcggtcatacaacactgtacacaaatgaaatttttatcatttttttccccac
This Aquarana catesbeiana isolate 2022-GZ linkage group LG13, ASM4218655v1, whole genome shotgun sequence DNA region includes the following protein-coding sequences:
- the TUNAR gene encoding protein TUNAR: MFCAALQLLMLCRVNQRKGNLEFLTKMVIPGGGEDDRGSQEKESKEETILAMLGIIGTILNLLVIIFVYIYTTL